In Solanum lycopersicum chromosome 5, SLM_r2.1, the following are encoded in one genomic region:
- the LOC101248101 gene encoding E3 ubiquitin-protein ligase BOI, producing the protein MYRGNGNGTNTQLPIFVDANGFQYPPSAPNQLQLFGSLPLGSSADPVNYFVNEHATPMIRHNRGSEAGVSRQQKLQFSLNHNLVHDDTERPANVPAQNPVSTGLKLSYDDDEPNSSLSSASGSINASASVIMSLGDNIKTEMERQKKEFDQYLKTQEETWARGVRDIKQRHMASLLSAVEKNVGTKLQEKDIELENINQKNRELVERMKQVTAEAQNWCYRAKCNESLVNTLKTNLQQAMQSAEQGKEGMGDNELDDAASYIDRNNRLSNIPSGSGKCASTKKGIICKVCKLKEVCILLMPCRHLCLCKDCEGLVSVCPICQLMTTASVEVFLS; encoded by the exons ATGTATAGAGGCAATGGCAATGGCACTAACACTCAACTTCCAATTTTCGTGGATGCGAATGGTTTCCAGTATCCTCCTAGTGCACCAAATCAACTTCAATTATTCGGAAGCT TGCCACTTGGATCCTCTGCTGATCCtgtaaattattttgtaaatgaGCATGCTACGCCTATGATTCGGCATAATCGAGGAAGCGAAGCAGGTGTTTCCAGGCAGCAAAAGCTTCAATTTTCCTTGAATCATAATTTGGTTCATGATGACACTGAACGGCCAGCAAATGTTCCTGCCCAAAATCCTGTATCTACTGGTTTAAAGCTATCATATGATGACGATGAACCCAACTCTTCTCTCTCTTCTGCAAGTGGAAGTATCAATGCATCAGCATCAGTTATAATGTCCCTTGGTGACAACATTAAAACAGAAATGGAACGCCAGAAGAAGGAATTTGATCAGTATCTTAAGACTCAG GAAGAAACTTGGGCTAGAGGTGTTAGAGACATAAAGCAGAGACATATGGCTTCGTTACTGAGTGCAGTCGAGAAGAATGTTGGCACTAAGTTGCAAGAGAAGGATATTGAGTTAGAGAACATAAATCAGAAGAACAGAGAACTAGTTGAACGGATGAAGCAAGTTACAGCTGAGGCGCAAAATTGGTGTTACAGAGCCAAGTGTAACGAATCTTTAGTCAACACTTTAAAAACGAACCTTCAGCAAGCGATGCAATCTGCTGAACAAGGAAAAGAAGGGATGGGAGACAATGAGCTAGATGATGCTGCATCCTACATTGATCGAAACAATAGGCTCAGCAATATTCCTAGTGGTTCTGGTAAGTGTGCATCGACGAAAAAAGGCATTATCTGCAAGGTATGCAAATTAAAGGAGGTATGCATCTTATTGATGCCTTGTAGACACTTGTGTTTGTGTAAAGATTGTGAAGGATTAGTTAGTGTATGTCCTATCTGCCAGTTGATGACAACTGCTAGTGTTGAAGTGTTCTTGTCTTGA